aattttaccatTGAGAgtgatcaatttttttaaatttctttaacGGTTGAAAATAAAGCAGTTACATAATTTTCTCGTGGGTTAATATAGAATTTACAGAACGTGAGTACGTGACTAAGTATGTAGTTTTAGATTATAAAAGTAGggataaaataggaaaaaaagaaTTGGATACCAAACCTTCTGTATtctcattatatattgttatagataagtATCAAgagtatattaaattaaaataatatgataataatttaaagagaaaaattattctttatacatttaattaaaaaaaattaccttgTTTAAACTATTTTGCAAATGGAGCCATTTTTATAATCTTACGATTGAGAgtgatcaatttttttaaatttttttgacggttgaaaataaaacaattacaTAATTTTCTCGTGGGTTAATATAAAATTTACAGAACGTGAGTACGTGATTAAGTATGTAGTTTTAGATTATAAAAGTAgggataaaatagaaaaaaaagaatggGATACCAAACTTTCTGTATtctcattatatattgttataaatatatacgtgtaacatcatatatatattaCTGCGTGCTTATAACAAGCATATTTTGGTTACCTTCTTTTATATGATATGGCATTCATAATATTTAGGATTAAGTACTGTTTTCTCGTCTCTAAGGTTTGAGGTGAAAAttaaaatcgtccccgacctttttttgttattaaaatcatcatcaacgttacaaaacgttataaaatcatcattttccACTTCAATTTTCTTCGGTCTCTCCCCCACCCCTCACCCAATCCCCTTCCTTCTACTCTTCACCATCACCCTTTTCTTCTCACCTTCGCCGTGGCAATTACTACTACTAGAGGACACCCACCCCTCTTCCCCTTCCTCTTCTCACTCTTCCCCAATCCCCTTCCAGCTTCTCACTCTTTCCCAATCCCTTTCCTCTTCTCACTCTTCCCCAATCCCCTTCCACCTCCTCCCTCTCCCTTTCCTCACCACCATCACCACTGCCACCATAGAAATTCATTACTCACAACACTTTTTTTTACCAACAACAATAAtcctaaaataaattaacaacattcacaaaataaatcaacaaaaaaatcagaggtagaagaagCATAATAATTTCAATAATTACAGCAATTTCAAtaaacaataattcaataatcatcaactaCAATTTCAGTTTTCAGATCCAAAAACagtaaaacaacaaaaattttaaaaaattacagaaaaaaagtataagttcaagcagaagcagaagaagaagcagaagcagtcacagaagaagaagcaaatgcagtcacagaagaagaagcagcgccGGCGGGGTCCCCCTCCCGATGATGACGCGACGGCGGTAGCGGTGGCAAACCATAGAAACGAATAAGTagggcggcggcggcggcgagaAGAAAAATTGAGGTTGGAATTGGGGTTGGAGTTTTGAAGATAGGGGCATGAGGAAGGGGATGGGGGGTTACAGGAGTGGGGTGAGGGGGTGAGAGAGTCGGGAGTGGGGAATGGGGAATGGGGAGTGGGGTGGGgggttgttttaattttttaatattatttttaattatttttattaataatgaagggtaatatggtaaaaaaataaaatcgaaGTGGAAAGGaacaattttataatattttgtaacgttgaggatgattttaataacaaaaagagcttagggacgattttgattttcaccccagaccttaAGAACGAAAACAGTACTTAACCCTACTATTTATGTTCATTGTGACCGTATATGAACTCTTGGCATTTGGTTTCAAAATATATATGTCATCGTATCCAATtttgatataataataattaatttattttaaaatattagtagaGTATTATTatgattgttttaattttaattatgtgtGCCATTAATTTGGTACAATATTAATTGATTATCCTCTTGGGATATAAGGATTATTGTACCCAttaattttataaagatttggttttggaataaattgattgaatattatgctgccaaagtagtctcttttgtgaaaattgatttattcaaaacataaaaaaacataaagaaTATGGTGttatgtaattcatgcgaatattggtcggcccaaaggaaagtctatatttggccgaattacatTCACATATTGATAGTAAATACATATTTGGgtaacaaattaagaataaagtaatgcttattatttatgcggacaataatcggcccaaaggaagtttattgtttgcccaaataataagcattgcgcacttttatttattttctattaattatgctgtcaataatcggcccaagggaagattattgtttggccaattaaaagaaaatatatgcggtaataaataggttgcgaagtttaagtctccatgtgcgcattaagtcggtccaaagaaaggcttcATGTGTGACagaaattttgacaatatttgattactgcaatgagagtatcacttgcagttaatttttctatccaaagattgaaaattaatgttgttctagatatctcaatatggatttttttctcattatttaactaatatttactgcatttttatttgttctaatccagaaactatggttttagctaccaatgtttctgcacaaattagcagtattcctatgctgaatggttcaaactttaaagtttggaaggataccgtggagattgtcctcagttgtatggatctagatataACTCTTCGAGAGGAAAAACCCACTTCCACTCAAGAAAACCTCAATGAAGTTAAAATAGAAAAGTGGGAGAGATCTAATCGAATGAGCATcatgatcatgaaacgctcaattcctgaggcattttggggctcaattactgaggataaagatgccaaacagtttctaaaaaatattgaaaaattctttactaagaatgaaaaggcgaAGGCAAGTAGTattttgagcaaacttgtctccatgagatataaaggtaaagggaacataagggagtacattatgaaaatgtctcatcttgcttcaaaattgaaagcactaaagttagagttgtctgaagatttactcgtgcatttcattttgattttccttcctgcacactttgggtaattcaaagtgagttataataCTCTGAAAgacacttggtccttaaatgagcttatatctcactgtgtgcaagaagaagagaggctacagCAAGATAAGACTAAAAGTGCTCATatggcttcatcttctcagtataaaagaaagcgtgatactactgcagatgtgccttctcagcagaaaaaaGGCTAAAAAATAGGATCAAGTTTCAACTTGTTTtttctgtaagaaggtgggacacatgaagaaggattgtaccaaatatgccacttgATGTGTAAAGAATggtataattcttacttttgtttattctgaggctagtttaaggtatgcacctgttgatacttggtgggtagattctactgctactactcatgtaagtgttactatgcagggttgcctatggagccgaccgccaagtgatgctgaaaaatacatctatgtggcagacgACAATATAAttgcagtcgaagctataggaacttttagattatgttccacgagtggattttacttgatttattagagacattttatgtaccgtcatttagacgaaatttggtttctgttttttgtttggacaaatcaggttatttttgttcattcagagacaataaagtcagtctcttttataattcgaataatatttgctctggtcatttggtggataatctatacaggcttgacttaaattcctataataatgaaatactgcaaacgggtacaaaacaaaaactaaatgagaattcggcatcattatggcacaaacgcttaggtcacatctctaaacagagaattcagaggctcgtgtcggatggaattcttggacccctaaatttggcagactttgaagtctgcattgagtgcataaaggggaaaaggacaaacaaaaggaaattaggtgccgatagagctaaagatgtctttgaactgatacataccgatatatgtggcccattccctactgtctcttggaatggacaacggtactttattacgttcatagatgattactctcgttaccggtatctatatttaattcatgaaaagtcccaaaccttggatgttttcaagtctttcaaagctgaagttgaacttcaacttggaaagaaaattaaagctgtcaaatctgatcgtggtggtgaatacgACGGAAGATATGACGGCTCAGGTGAGCAACGTCCTAggccttttgctctttttctAGAGGAGTATGGTATTATTCCGCAATACACtatgccaggcaaacctagcatgaatggtgttgcagacCGAAGGAACCAAACTCTTAAAGACATGGTGAGAAGtttgattagtcattcttccttgcctaAATCACTCTGGAGAGGagccttaaagaccgcagtgtacatccttaataaggtgccaagcaaagcagttaacaaaaccccatatgaaatttggactgggaaAAGGCCCAATATAAAGCATTTGtatatttggggatgtccagctgaggcgcaaccttataggccgcatgaaagaaaattggacttaaggacaattagttgctactttgttggttatgCAGAGTGTTCACGGGGGTACGAGTTTTATAATCCTGCCtcaaggtctatttttgaaacAGGAAATACGAGATTCTTGAGGATGATAAGTTTGGGGGGaaggaaatattaggaatgttgcttttgatgaggattctgtaaCTGATAATAATAAGGTCTTTGtacctattattgttcaagatacagttatagtacaagagtACAATAAGAATCCTACTGTAGATCTagttacagtacaagagaacaatgagaatatcgTTGTTGCTTAAGATATTGCTACAGCACAGGAAAATAATGATAATCCTCCTCAACCCCAATCCATGAAGCAAGCTCATCAACCTCAAGAAGTACCATTAATGAGATCCAAcagaaaaaaggagaaaattcATCTATGATCTCAAACAAGCTTCCCAttaatggtatcacaagtttcatCAAGTCATTATCTCATACGGTTTTGAGGTGAATATCATAGATGAGTGTGTATACtgcaagttcagtgggagtaaatatatctttttggtattatatgttgatgacattctacttgccagcAATGATATAGGCTTGTttcatgaaactaagaaatttctatcgaacaaattcgaaataaaagatcttggtgatgcctcttttgtattaggaattgAGATATTAAGAGATCGTTCTCAAGatattcttggattatcacaaaagaactatatcgaaaaaATTTTAAGTAGATATAGTATGGAAAAttgtagaccaatggacacatccgtagctaaaggagacaagttcagtctcaaacaatgctctaaaaatgatcttgagaggacagcaatgcatgataaaccttatgcatcagcacttgggagcttaatgtatgctcaagtctgcacacgtcctgatatatcatttatagtgggagtgttgggtagatacttgagcaattTGGGCATGGATCATTAGATAGCTGTTAAACGCGTAATGCGTTATCTgaagagaacaaaggattacatgctcACTTATCAAAGATcggaaaatttggagatcattggaTATTCTGATTTCGATTTTGCGGGATGCCAAGGCAGTAGACGCTCTACTTCAGGCTGTATCTTCATTTTGGCTGGAGGAGCTATTGCATGGAAGTCTAACAAACAGACTCTTGTAGCTTCCTCAACAATGGAGGCAGAATATGTTGCTTGCTTTGAGGCATCCAAacatggcatatggttgcgaaatTTTGTCACTGAGCTTcgtatagtagatgacattgaaaagCCATTAAAGATATTCTGTGACAACAAGTCAGCAGTATTATACTCTaacaacaataagagcttgacaaaatcgaagcatatagacatcaagttcttagttgtcaaggagaaaattcaagaaaaacagattttcatagaacatataggaacaga
The sequence above is drawn from the Arachis hypogaea cultivar Tifrunner chromosome 4, arahy.Tifrunner.gnm2.J5K5, whole genome shotgun sequence genome and encodes:
- the LOC140184228 gene encoding secreted RxLR effector protein 161-like, which translates into the protein MRYLKRTKDYMLTYQRSENLEIIGYSDFDFAGCQGSRRSTSGCIFILAGGAIAWKSNKQTLVASSTMEAEYVACFEASKHGIWLRNFVTELRIVDDIEKPLKIFCDNKLAINGLQHIDEEPAD